aggaggccgccggcgcggagaggggggcggcggctgcggctcgccggcggcgcaccGGGAGCGGAGACGATAGGCAAGCACGACAGTGAGTGAGGAGGGGGGCGAATCGGTTCGATTGATTCCAAGGGAGAAGCTAGGGTTTATGACTTGGGCCCAGGATGCTCCGATGTTGGGCTTTTAAGTTGGGTGGCCCGCGGGCTTAGATGTTGTTCTAAGGGGCCCAATTGGGGAACGAAGCCTGGGCGCCTCCGCCCTTTGTGCTGTTCGCCGTCACATGAACCAGAATAGATTTCTAGATCATattcctccgtccctaaatatttgacgtcattgaccttttaaaatatgtttaatcgttcgtcttttttcaaaaacttttgtgaataaTATTCAAAAGCTTAAGTAGTAgtattatatttaacaataaatcaaatgatagaaaaagaattaataattacttaaattttttaaataagacgaacgatcaaacatgttttaaaaagtcaacggcatcaaatatttagggacggagagagtatatattttgatttttcgTCTGTAAAATATTGCATTGCATCAAAGATTCGTGTACATGTAGATTTAACTTGTAGTTATACCCAATTACATTGCATTTATACTTAGTTACATAAAACTTATATTAGTTATAGTGCatcaaaattatgtttttgacaactattttttctctagatttatgatttttatgtgtttatcctttttttttcattcaaaatGGGTTCTATACATTAGTTCAATATTCTGCAAGATTTAGAGTTCCAAATTTGTTGAAAGATCAATAGATTAGTCTCTTTCCAGAATGGTACACCAACTTCTTGCAAAGGAAGGAACACTACTGATCTTTCAATATATATGGGCAAAATAGAAGTACTCAACACTTTATCGGCTGCATTTGgcaaaatccttttttttttcttccgagaAATATGGTACAAACATATAcaaacacaagtacacaacataTGCGCTCTTACCCTAAATGCAAACACTCACACCCTAGTCATACAAGTACCTTCGAAAGACTGACcgatatatcttgagattgacgaaacCATGGACGACTCACTATCGACGGGTATGTCGTTTaccattataaaataataagcTATTCccattaaataataataaaaactataaatatgAGCACCCATGTCAAGTCTATAACTTCAATTGGGTAGAttggtttaaaaaaaaacctaatcgATTGAATTACGCTTACTTtgcaaaatctttttttttacttgcaaaATAATTAAGGGAACATCAACGTCTTGCAAGTGGGACCTCCTTAGTTGACATTTGCCATAGTCAAACAAAAAGGATCTCACGTATACAACACGCACcgattttttattgaaaattatACCACGTACGTAGTCATCTAAGCAACTTGGGCCTCCTTCATAACAAAAGGAAATTTATAAGTTTTTGCTACTTTGGAATCAGGGTAAAACTCTAAACAATTTTTGGGACATACTAggatttttatcattttttgtAAAATCGCTCGATTTCCAaggagcaattttttttttacaaacggTACCACGAGTCTACGTAGTGAATTAAGGACTAGCCTAGATGCTTTGCGCCGTGAAATTTTTTACCATAATAACGTGGAATAAGTAATAACACGATGCTAGTACAATTTGGAGAGAGATGGTGCTGTTGGTGTTTAAGACGAAAATGGTCGGAAAAACCCTCtactatttttatttctatatttctttttttccgaaAACAGAATCGAAACGGTATAAAAACACGATAATGATATCAGTATATTGGAAATGGAAACGTTGAAACAGAACCTAGCGATGTTGGTTGGAAGAAAATTCATATTGGAAACAACAAAGTGAGGCATAATCACATATTTAATTATACATGAAGATAACTTTATAACTTTATTCTTACATCATTACACTCCACATAATAccattatatgatgattaatgatatgataataTGTTCGACGAATAATATAAACAAAGTTCAATAATACTTTAACATCAATAAGTTGAAGAGACCAAAGTTCAACAAAGCCCACATGCCACGCCCTAGGGTTAACCGTGTTTTCCCCTAGCCACTTCCCTTTTCTAATGGGCTACAAGTCCGTCAGGCTTCCAACATTCATGAGCTTCCGATGGATTGGACTAGCTGAGCCGTTGGAGAACTTTCAGaattttctcagaattttgACGGAAATTACCGGATAAATACGATTACCAATAAAACGGTTGAAAAAACCTCCATCCCACTTCCGCTATCATTTCCAGAAGATATTACCATTTCTATTTCCAACACTGATAATTGCCGATACCGACTAAAACGGTAGGTGCAGATCAGAAATGATAGCTGAAAATTTCCATACTGTTTTCAACCATAGGGCATTTGGGTGAGGGGACTAAGGTGCATttaggagaagagaaaaagataaTGCACGCAAAATGAGGTATATCGTTAGCGTGtgattaactattttaaactagaaaatgactaatatatttttttgcaaaagaattctatattttttttcaaaaaacactgATTAGCAATTCAAAATGCacgcgcgtgaaaaacgaggaaCTTTCTCTCCTCTGTTTAACACACCGATGTTAGACTTACAGTATCAGTTTAGAATAGGCCGAACCTTTATATATCTGGTATTCGAAAGAAAAAACCACATGCTCAGTTGTAGTCATCTTAAGTCGTGGATTTGATAAGGATCTATACCATATTCTTTACCCCCATCTTTCTAACTTCTACTCACTTGTTTTATACGCGCATCCTTCTCAAACTACTAAAGGGCgtggttttttttaagaatatatagaaaaattactttaaaaattatagTAATCTATTTTCAGgttttttaaactaatacttaattaattatgcgccaatgtataatacttaattaattatgcgccaATGTATATTTCATTTTACATGATGGAGAGAAGGGTTCCGAACACAACTTTAATTGTCCGACACCAATTATTTTTCTTGGTTGTCCAAGTACTCTGGCtttccattctaaaatataaaatataaagacACTATTATTTTTCTCCATGTCTTATAATATATGGCACACAGTCATGTATATAGTACTAACTAGCTCATTTAAATTTGCTTTGTTTTAAATCATCTACCATCAAACTTCCAATCACATAATTATTTACATGTTTCGAGGTGATCCAATTGATGAGGTgattaaattttctttttgtttttgtgttaGTGGtggttattttttatattttgggataaaaggagtatttgttttttttttgaaaaaaaatacaactctAGATCCAGGGGCTTAGCCCCCGGTACTTTTGTTATAGCCAACCATTTCTCTTGGCTTCTCTCTTGAATTCGCCTTTAACAAAAGATGGTCCAGTACAGGTGATGAGAGTGTGAAGAGATCTATCCTTTTccttaaaaagaaagaaaagaaaagaaaaacaaagaaagaaagagtggATGCCCCCAACCCAACCAAGCACGTGCCAGCCACGCCGCCCCCTCACCCCATCACCCATCACCGGTCGCTCTCCACGCCAGTACACATGAATCCTCTTCCTCACTCCTCATTGCTGCTGTTCACCCAGACTCGCACAGTTCATGCTCATGCGTGGAGGAATGGTCGTTTTCTTTTGCTCCTTTTGATAGAGGCGCTACCGCTACCTTACCCTTACCTAGCTAAGCTAGGGTCTCCCTTCAGTGACAATGATCAACGATGGAGTAATTCCAACGCCATGAGATCCGTGCTGTTTTGGGTGGTATAATTGGACGTGTTTGGTTGCCTACAAAAGCTTTTATCCCGTTTATGTTTCTATCTTGTTTTGTAATTATATGAATAGGAAATGCATGTGAAAATAAAAAACggttttgttatatatttatcagcaaattttctaaaaacatattgtaacttgcatgtaattatagagtaaatttcacgaaAATAGTACTTCAACCAAAATATtagaaaactacagatttaagatcttctatcataaaactacaaatttagtgcAGTTAGCCGATGCTTATTTCTCGGATACTGTCATTGTCATTGTTCTTCTATGAGAAAAGAAGTTGACGACCCGTGGGCTTTCACCTCCACATGACATTGCTCCATCAGGCTTTCACCCGTTGCAGATGCTTCTCTCATGATGCAATCCACTTCCTGCTGAGCCTCCTTTCTTCTTGAtccacagagaaaaaaaaaatggagaactAGCGCTGACAATTTATCACGGAAGAAACAACTCACCGAACCGAGAACACTAACTAATAGAATAGTACTACTAACTTGTACTAATAGATCccgcagaaaaaaaaacttatactaATAGATATCAAGAAATAGAAACAAACTACAAGTCTATATAACATAGAAAACCAAGCAGCCCATGATGGGTACGTGTGCGATGAATCCCGTTCCCCCTCCTGATCTTCCTCTTCATGCCTGACTCGTTTTCATCACCTGAAGCTAAAAtttctcacaaaactacagatttaggaTGGAgtgtaaaaaaaactaagcagcaattttatcacaaaactataggtttagtgCTAATTTATCCCAAAACTATAACATTTATAGCTCCAACATAAAGTTTGCAatagggatttaaactctagAATTTGTATCCttgtgataacttcaatatGAAATATGTACTTTTAtgataacttataatataaaatctatagttttgtggtACTTggtcttaaatatatagttttgtgataattttaccGCTAAGTCTGTAGTTTTTTGatacaacatctcaaatatgtagttttgcgtAGTTTGGTCAAAATATCTATagctttgtgaaatttactctatttataATGTAGCCTGTATgcaaatttcatatattttgaaCCATTAGATTTACTCTAAGATTCATGCTAGTGGGAAAGAGAAAATCGTAACACACACGGGTGAGGGGATTTGGTCCCATGACTTCCGCTTTGCAGAAATAGCTCCACATGGTGGGATTTTTCAAAGTTACATCCAAGTTatactataattttatattataattatactataattacatttgataaattttgataaaaaattatcaatatatatatatagatagataatcCCAATAAAAAATACCTCTACTAAGTTAAAAACGGAGTCGTCCTCCTTCCATCCCCTACTTCCACCACCACGGTGTGTCCGTACGCTGAAAGTAAACACGACATCCAATGTTTTATCTTTAATCACCCTTCTAGCTTATTTCTATTTATATGAGCCTGGCCCATTACAATTGTTACAAAATACTCCATCATAGCATATCCCTATTTGTTCGGTTTGGCCATGATATTATCGTTACtagtttaaaaaaacttagGTTCCAGGAATATCTCACGTTTGGCCAGAACTATCTAGAggtttaggccctgtttctttcagcttgggattattataatctagattattgagtcagattactataagctagattgttataatctgtagtagaataagcggttagttgtttctttcctagattattagagcctagattattgggtttgcaagtctaaagagggagtggggtggcatggtgggtaatttttcacccaataatctggaaaaagctcacctaaatgagcttatcaggttataataagctgggttccagattataataagctacttcaataagttgtctttttcttaatcccaagctgaaagaaacatggCCTTATATATGTTCTCTTTTAGAAAAGTTTGTCATTTTTAGCCTTTTAAAGTCCATATATATAAACGaacttttttttactacatAATTATAATCAGCTTTTGTTTAATTAACAAATTTAGCTACACCCCAAAACCTATGTTACAATGACACTCTTTTGTAACTGTGGAGAGAGAATATTAACTACCTCCGCTCTAAAAAAGGTAAAGTTTTTAATGTATTATTATCAGATGTCAATATCTTAAATCATTGATAGATGACAAAAATAATATTAGTATTAAAAATGTGAAAGttaaattagtatttttttatgaaaaactctgtcatattatttatattttaaatattttctataaatatatagtttgaaaaaaaaaatcaaaaaatcgtgaaatatatagtagtagtatgctatatatatgtacctaGAGATCAAGTAATAAAGTAATGAATGATGGATAGAGTAGTACGGTGCCATCTCGAATAAGAACAAGGTAGGCTCAAATTTGCCCGAGAGCTTTAGCCAGTTCAGTGGCACGACATCAAGATTGAAGAGATACAACaccttaatactccctccgtttcacaatgtaagtcattctagcatttctccattcatattgatgttaataaatctagacatatatatccatttagattcattaacatccatataaatattattagaatgacttacattgtgaaacggaggaagtatcttgTTATGGAAGGTCAGAATTTTACGAAACATTTAATGATGGCCCCAAAAAGATTATACATTAAATGTCCTTCTTCGACATTTCATTTCAAAAGGAGTACTAATGATTTTGGAGGGAGAAAGGACAAAGGTCAGATAATGTTGGACATTATGATAGATTTAATCTAATAGTCTCTATCATGTAaaagtatgtatatatataaatatatctataaattgaaatattctatagaaattttatcAAGGAGTATAAAAGCATGGGAGCACATTCATGTTATTTTAGAATCCATACTATTCACATAGATTAATTTTGATCATAATTATAAGCCTTATAGGTTAGAGCATAGGGTTTGGacatatgaaaataatataGCCAAGTTTCTGTAAACATAGTCCAAACATATATGCTCATATACATACACACGTACCATATGAATGCACATGTGCACACTTATTTCTAATAGCACATTTAAGAGATTAGATCATTGGACCAGTATATGTCGAGATTATCATAACCtacaacgaaaaaaaaaatgaagagttGGCTGGCATATATTGAGAACCTCGCGAGTTAATAGTTAATCGACATATCATGAGTTAACCTCACGCTTTCTTAGATTGGACCAACACATATTGAGGGTAACAAAGTCTTGTTAAAGAATAATTATCTGTAAATTTAAGCACCCGTACTCTTGGAATCACTTAAACCCCGATGTGCAATTTCAACTATAAGGAAACCAACTAGCTTAGTCCGCAACATGGTCAGGTGTTTGTTATAAAAGCTTTCGtaacattatatatttattgattgATGTAATAACTTTTAATTTATGTGAAAGAATTAGGTGGTGAAAGTTGCATTTCATTAATTTTGAAAGGTCTAACATTGTTTTGGACCGAAGAGAGTACAACAAACCTATTCCATCTGTTCTAACTATAAGCATCTCTACAATTTACTTACCACAGTTCAAGTATTTCAAAACAATTGAATATACAGAAATTCATTCATTTTCAGTTAATCAGGCGTTTGAAAGGGGAATGTTagtaatttaaaattcaaaattaggcTACCAAGGTGACAAAGAGAAtggagtaaattgcacccacggtatAAGAACTTGGTAGATGCGTGTGATTTAGTGTAAGAACTTGAAAAATGAGTAGAATTGTACATAAACTTGACAACCACGTGCATTTTAGTCAAAAATATTGATACACACCTTGGATTAATCCTGATATTATAAGCTTTATCATTGGATCAATTTCGTGTTTTGCCATGTTCATAATCCAAGATAATGAATATGTTGATTAATCGAATCGCTCAGAAATTATGCTATTTGCATGCACTTAATTTTGATAATCATATATCTTTCGGTttcaaatcgatagattattttattattataactAACAAATTGAAAGCAATACATAATACATGTAGATCCTTGTCGAGATGGCATGAGTAGCTGCTTTTTTCATATTGTATAAAAAGTATGGTGTGGAATATTGATCTTTTAACCAAAATGCATGCACTAGACAAGCTGTTGTACCTATAtactcatttttcaagtttttgaACTAGATCGCACCCACCTACCAAATTTATTTACTGTAGACGCAATTGACTAAATAGGGTAAATTGGCTTAAACCTTAATATTTGCTAAACAACCTAAAAACGGATTAGCTAAAATTATGTCGACACATGCTATAGTcgatttttttagcaacttacACAGTAATTACACCTCACTTACACCCGCTTACAcctaacttatatatataattagtatgtaatttttgaatttacatatgtaattttaggatttacatatataattttgatatttacattataaatacactaaaattatatacgtaatttagagacttacaatataaatacacgccgactattttttggtgaaaaatacggcgccataaatatagctacaccttaaaaaaaagcttatattctaataaaacaGATATTAGAAATAATTATCATGAAATGCATAATCTCCTCGAAGAAAACCCAATTCCAATCATCAACCCATCGAATCGATTCCACGCTTTGCATGTGTAGACCACACCTTTCATCCTCCACCGTTGAGCCATCATTTCCGCCTCACCCCTCCCAAACAAAAGCCCCCAACCCGATCCACCCTCCCCCTCCATTGATCACCCCCGTCCAGTGCCAGTCCACTCCATCGCAGCCGTCCATCATCGTATCCCGCACGAATCTCCACGCGCTCACCGCACACGGGAATCCCACCCGCACGGAATCCAAGTCCCATCTAAATCACGCACACTGAAtcagatagagaaagagagagagagagaggggggcgaggcggcggcagccatgGCGACGCTGCCGCAGCGGTTCAAGCTGCTGGCGACGCGgtgcgcggcgggggcggcggcgccgagcccgTCGCGCAGCCCCGCGCCGTCGTACGCCGGGGCCAGCCCCGGgtaccgcctccgccgccgccgcaggcgccgcggcggcgtcgacggccggCTGCGGCGCTTCCTGTCCCGCCGCGTCGGCgtgggcggctgcggcgggcgtggtggtggtggggggaaggaggcggccgccgcgcgggaGCAGGAGGAGTACAGGAAGCCGCTCgtgggccgcggcggccgcacgCTGCGGGATCTGTTCGTCgcgtcgccggaggcggcgcgacgccgcggcggcgatgacgacgaagGTGGGGGCATTGGCGGCTTCAGGTCGGGtcatggcggcggaggcggaggcggcggtggaggcaggAGGTTCGGTTCCGGCGGGCTGCGGAGCCTGCTGATGCGGCGGAGCTGGCGGCCGGTGCTGGTGGCGATCCCGGAAGGCGAGGGCcggccggagctcgccgtcATCGAGGAATAAATAACGAACAGCAGGAGCAGCAACGACGGAAGAGAAGAGATCAAGAAACCCTGAAGAGGACATGGATTCCTCCACTGTCCCCATCTTGTTCATCttcttgctctgtttcttgcgtcttcttcttcctctctttggtttcttcttttcATTAGTTTTGATCCACTTGTTGTTGTAGGAGATTTGCCGCTGTGAATATGGAATACCAAATCACCACCATCACCCAATCAATCAATCTGACCCCAAATTGCAAATTCGCTCTAGTTTTACTCTGCAtgcatcatcagttcatcacaaattcaccatttcttttctcctctcctcaaaCTGCGACACGCTACGCTGCTACAGGCCACGATGATcttgtcatcatcatcatcagcacagcagcagcagcagcaaagccatCATTACTACCACTGTACTGCTCACTTGCCAAGAATATACTGTGCTCGTACAttggtactactactactaccagtaCACACTTGTACCATCGTGCTTgcagccatggccatggccgccggagTCCACGGAGGAGGTAGTGGTACCTCGTAGTACTCCGGTCGGGATCGGGACGGGCTCGAGGCACGAAGCTGATGCCTGATGCTGGGATTTTTCAGCATGTTCATCTATTCGCTTCAGTTTTCAGAGTTTTCCATCAGCGGTTCAGGTCTGGAGCTGTGGATGTGACCACATTCGACCGGCGTAATTTCTGGGTGGCTGGGCCTAGCTTAGCTACTGCATGCATTTATGGTTCGGTTACTCGTTGAGCCGACGAGTCCATGTGACCACAACCAACCCGGCTTGTTAGCTCACCACACTCCATGTTCACTGGGTTTGTTATAGGTATGACCTTAAACCTTGAGAGTTCACTGCAAACATAAGACATGGAGAAAGAAACAAGGCCAAATGGATGGTATCAAGAGCCTCAAGAATGATGACAATGATAAATGTAGATAGGACTTACCAGGAATATATACTATGCACACAAATTTTCCATGCACATCAATTAACAAATGTCACataaaattctagaaaaaattagacacatagtttcaatagtattacacctaagtgtgaaatcttatcttcaaatttgttatattttaaccgtaacaaaaaaaaacaaaattctaatATATTTTAACTCAAAAAGTTGtcagatttttcacttttttagggttaaaatataattaatttgaaaataagactttgcatatatgtgtaatactattataagtaaatgttcaatttttttgtaTAATTATTCGTAACATTagctagttggtgtgcacggaaAGCttatgtgcataggatatgttcacAGAGTTACCAAAGTAATTGTATCTTTGCCATTCATTGGTTTACTTACATTTCCCAAAAATCTCAATAGACTATGATGAATGTCATCAGATCAAACAGCGAGCGTGAAGGACAATGATGGTGGTAGTCACGACAATGGCGACCACAACCTCCTTGGCAAGCCTCATCACTAACACCCTAACGAACTCCGATAGGCTTTACCGGATTAGGGTTTCAAGGTTGGAGGTTActagggagggggggggggagggggttcAGGGCGGCTTTATAGTGATGACTAGGGCGATGGAAGAACAATTAGGGGCGGTGGAGATGTCTCACCCAGGGATTTAATAACCCGAATCACCGGCTATCTGTGCATTTAACCTCTGTCCAGACATCAACTAGAGTACACATATGACAATTTGATATAgttccacgtcttacaaaaataacaaaataaactcATACGCAGTGGAAAAACTAGAGAACTAAATTTAATCTTCACAGCAACGCGAAGCTTCCTCCATAACTCCACAGGCAAACTCTTGACGGCTGGCACAATCCTAAACTTCATAGAACTCACCATCTGAACCAACTTCTGCTTCTAGGGGATTGGGAAAAAGAagtaagactgagtacaaccatcgtactcaacaagtcataccaaggggaaggtatgat
The Oryza glaberrima chromosome 8, OglaRS2, whole genome shotgun sequence DNA segment above includes these coding regions:
- the LOC127782601 gene encoding uncharacterized protein LOC127782601, with amino-acid sequence MATLPQRFKLLATRCAAGAAAPSPSRSPAPSYAGASPGYRLRRRRRRRGGVDGRLRRFLSRRVGVGGCGGRGGGGGKEAAAAREQEEYRKPLVGRGGRTLRDLFVASPEAARRRGGDDDEGGGIGGFRSGHGGGGGGGGGGRRFGSGGLRSLLMRRSWRPVLVAIPEGEGRPELAVIEE